In one Streptomyces sp. NBC_01288 genomic region, the following are encoded:
- a CDS encoding CDP-alcohol phosphatidyltransferase family protein, with protein sequence MEVQETRVQTERVLTIPNILSMARLVGVPIFLWLILRPEFGGPKSDGWALLVLMLSGISDYLDGKLARRWNQISSLGRLLDPAADRLYILSTLVGLTWREILPIWLTAVLLARELVLLVVVGILRRHGYPPLQVNFLGKAATFNLMYAFPLLLLSDGSGWLPSLAAIFGWAFAGWGTTLYWWAGVLYVVQVRRLLRADAMAD encoded by the coding sequence GTGGAGGTCCAGGAGACCCGCGTCCAGACAGAGCGGGTGCTCACCATCCCGAACATCCTCAGCATGGCGCGTCTGGTCGGCGTACCCATCTTCCTGTGGTTGATCCTCAGGCCCGAGTTCGGTGGCCCCAAGAGCGACGGCTGGGCGCTTCTGGTGCTGATGCTGAGTGGGATCAGCGATTACCTGGACGGCAAGCTCGCGCGGCGCTGGAACCAGATCAGCAGTCTTGGCCGGCTTCTTGATCCCGCCGCGGACCGGCTCTACATTCTCTCGACTCTCGTCGGACTCACCTGGCGCGAGATTCTGCCAATCTGGTTGACCGCCGTACTGCTGGCGCGAGAGCTGGTCCTGCTGGTCGTGGTCGGCATCCTCAGACGGCACGGCTATCCGCCGCTGCAGGTGAACTTCCTGGGCAAGGCGGCTACGTTCAACCTGATGTACGCGTTCCCGTTGCTGCTGCTCAGTGACGGAAGTGGATGGCTCCCCTCACTCGCAGCCATTTTCGGATGGGCGTTCGCAGGATGGGGTACAACGCTCTACTGGTGGGCAGGAGTCCTCTACGTGGTACAAGTCCGCCGCCTACTGCGTGCGGACGCCATGGCCGACTGA
- a CDS encoding acetoacetate--CoA ligase yields MSTANPLPLWQPDPERIAQAQVTKFQSWAAAHHGAPSDGGYAALHRWSVDELDTFWQAVTEWFDVRFSTPYARVLGDRSMPGAHWFPGATLNYAEHALRAAATRADEPALLYVDETHEPSPVTWSQLRRQVGSLAAELRTLGVRPGDRVSGYLPNIPQAVVALLATAAVGGVWTSCAPDFGARSVLDRFQQVEPVVLFTVDGYRYGGKEHDRRDTVAELRRELPTLRAVVHIPLLGTDAPEGALEWSSLTSADVEPVFEEVPFEHPLWVLYSSGTTGLPKAIVQSQGGILVEHLKQLGLHCDLGPEDRFFWYTSTGWMMWNFLVSGLLTGTTIVLYDGSPGYPDVSAQWRIAERTGATLYGTSAAYVMACRKAGVHPSRDFDLSKVKCVATTGSPLPPDGFRWLHDEFAESGADLWIASVSGGTDVCSCFAGAVPTLPVYIGELQAPGLGTDLQSWDPNGEPLVDEVGELVVTNPMPSMPIYFWNDPEGTRYHDSYFDTYPGVWRHGDWITVTSRGSVVIHGRSDSTLNRQGVRMGSADIYEAVERLPEIKESLVIGIEQPDGGYWMPLFVHLAPGAVLDDALLGRIKQTIREQLSPRHVPDEVIEVPGVPHTLTGKRIEVPVKRLLQGTPLEKAVNPGSIDNLDLLSFYEDLARKRA; encoded by the coding sequence ATGTCGACCGCGAACCCCCTGCCGCTCTGGCAGCCAGATCCGGAACGCATCGCCCAGGCACAGGTCACCAAATTCCAGTCCTGGGCGGCCGCACACCACGGAGCCCCCTCCGACGGCGGCTACGCGGCACTGCACCGCTGGTCCGTCGACGAGCTGGACACGTTCTGGCAGGCCGTGACCGAGTGGTTCGACGTGCGGTTCTCCACCCCCTACGCGCGCGTGCTCGGCGACCGCTCGATGCCCGGCGCCCACTGGTTCCCCGGAGCGACCCTCAACTACGCCGAACACGCCCTGCGCGCCGCGGCGACCCGCGCGGACGAACCGGCCCTCCTGTACGTCGACGAGACCCATGAGCCGAGCCCGGTCACCTGGTCGCAGCTGCGCCGCCAGGTCGGCTCCCTGGCCGCCGAACTGCGCACCCTCGGCGTACGCCCCGGAGACCGCGTCAGCGGCTACCTCCCCAACATCCCGCAGGCCGTCGTCGCCCTGCTCGCCACGGCCGCCGTGGGCGGCGTCTGGACGTCCTGCGCCCCCGACTTCGGCGCCCGCAGCGTCCTGGACCGCTTCCAACAGGTCGAACCGGTCGTCCTGTTCACCGTCGACGGCTACCGCTACGGCGGCAAGGAGCACGACCGCCGCGACACGGTCGCCGAACTCCGCCGCGAACTCCCCACCCTGCGCGCCGTGGTCCACATCCCCCTCCTGGGAACCGACGCCCCCGAAGGCGCCCTGGAGTGGTCGTCGCTGACCTCGGCCGACGTGGAGCCGGTCTTCGAAGAGGTCCCCTTCGAGCACCCCCTGTGGGTGCTCTACTCCTCGGGCACGACCGGCCTCCCCAAGGCCATCGTCCAGTCCCAGGGCGGCATCCTCGTAGAGCACCTCAAACAACTCGGTCTGCACTGCGACCTGGGCCCCGAGGACCGCTTCTTCTGGTACACGTCCACCGGCTGGATGATGTGGAACTTCCTCGTCTCCGGCCTCCTGACGGGCACGACGATCGTCCTCTACGACGGCAGCCCCGGGTACCCCGACGTCAGCGCCCAGTGGCGCATCGCGGAACGCACCGGGGCGACTCTCTACGGCACCTCGGCCGCGTACGTCATGGCCTGCCGCAAGGCCGGCGTGCACCCGTCCCGCGACTTCGACCTCTCCAAGGTGAAGTGCGTCGCCACCACCGGATCACCCCTGCCGCCGGACGGGTTCCGCTGGCTGCACGACGAGTTCGCAGAGAGCGGGGCCGACCTGTGGATCGCCTCGGTCAGCGGCGGCACGGACGTCTGCTCCTGCTTCGCTGGAGCCGTACCGACCCTCCCCGTGTACATCGGCGAACTCCAGGCCCCCGGCCTCGGCACCGACCTCCAGTCCTGGGACCCGAACGGCGAACCTCTGGTCGACGAGGTCGGCGAACTCGTGGTCACCAACCCCATGCCGTCCATGCCGATCTACTTCTGGAACGATCCCGAAGGAACCCGCTACCACGACAGCTACTTCGACACGTACCCCGGAGTGTGGCGCCACGGCGACTGGATCACCGTCACCTCCCGAGGCTCCGTCGTCATCCACGGCCGCTCCGATTCCACGCTCAACAGGCAAGGCGTGCGCATGGGTTCGGCCGACATCTACGAGGCGGTCGAACGGCTCCCGGAGATCAAGGAATCCCTCGTCATCGGCATCGAACAGCCCGACGGCGGCTACTGGATGCCCCTCTTCGTCCACCTCGCCCCTGGAGCGGTCCTAGACGACGCCCTCCTGGGCCGTATCAAGCAGACGATCCGCGAACAGCTCTCCCCGCGCCACGTACCCGACGAGGTCATCGAGGTGCCCGGCGTCCCGCACACCCTCACCGGGAAGCGCATCGAGGTCCCCGTCAAACGCCTGCTCCAGGGCACCCCGTTGGAGAAGGCGGTCAACCCGGGCTCCATCGACAACCTCGACCTGCTGAGCTTCTACGAGGACCTCGCCCGCAAACGCGCCTGA
- a CDS encoding mannose-1-phosphate guanyltransferase — protein MKAVVMAGGEGTRLRPMTSSMPKPLLPVVNRPIMEHVLRLLKRHGLNETVVTVQFLASLVKNYFGDGEELGMELSYANEEKPLGTAGSVKNAEEALKDDAFLVISGDALTDFDLTELINFHKEKGALVTVCLTRVPNPLEFGITIVDEEGKVERFLEKPTWGQVFSDTVNTGIYVMEPEVFDYVEADVPVDWSGDVFPQLMKEGKPVYGFVAEGYWEDVGTHESYVKAQADVLEGKVDVEIDGFELSPGVWVAEGAEVHPDAVLRGPLYIGDYAKVEAGAEIREYTVIGSNVVVKAGAFLDRTVVHDNVYVGQHSNLRGCVVGKNTDIMRAARIEDGAVIGDECLIGEESIVQGNVRVYPFKTIEAGAFVNTSVIWENRGQAHLFGARGVSGILNVEITPELVVRLAGAYATTLKKGSTVTTARDHSRGARALKRAVISALQTSAIDVRDLENVPLPVARQQTARGSAGGIMIRTTPGVPDSVDIMFFDSQGADLSQGSQRKLDRVFARQEYRRAFPGEIGDLHFPASVFDSYTGSLLRNVDTTGIAESGLKVVVDASNGSAGLVLPSLLGKLGVDSLTINPGLDESRPTETADTRRSGLVRLGEIVASARAAFGVRFDPVGERLSLVDEKGRIVEDDRALLVMLDLVAAERRSGRVALPVTTTRIAEQVAAYHGTQVEWTTTSPDDLTRVGRDETTIFGGDGKAGFIIPEFSSVFDGAAAFVRLIGLVARTQLTLSQIDARIPRAHVLKRDLATPWAVKGLVMRRVVEAAGDRFVDTTDGVRVVETDGRWVMVLPDPAEAVTHLWAEGPDDASAQALLDEWSAVVDSAGR, from the coding sequence ATGAAGGCCGTCGTGATGGCCGGAGGCGAAGGCACACGCCTTCGCCCCATGACCTCAAGCATGCCCAAGCCACTGTTGCCCGTGGTCAATCGACCGATCATGGAGCACGTGCTCAGGCTGCTCAAAAGGCATGGGCTCAATGAGACCGTAGTCACCGTGCAGTTCCTGGCCTCGCTGGTCAAGAACTACTTCGGTGACGGCGAAGAGCTCGGGATGGAGCTCTCGTATGCCAATGAGGAGAAGCCACTCGGTACCGCCGGAAGCGTCAAGAACGCCGAAGAGGCGTTGAAGGACGATGCCTTCCTCGTCATCTCCGGTGATGCCCTGACCGACTTCGACCTCACCGAACTGATCAATTTCCACAAGGAAAAGGGTGCGCTGGTCACTGTCTGTCTGACCCGTGTACCCAATCCGCTGGAATTCGGCATCACCATCGTCGACGAAGAGGGAAAGGTCGAGCGTTTCCTTGAGAAGCCGACCTGGGGTCAGGTCTTCTCGGACACGGTGAACACGGGCATCTATGTGATGGAGCCCGAAGTCTTCGACTATGTCGAGGCCGACGTTCCCGTCGACTGGTCCGGCGATGTCTTCCCGCAGCTGATGAAGGAAGGCAAGCCGGTCTACGGCTTTGTCGCCGAGGGCTACTGGGAAGATGTCGGTACCCACGAGAGCTATGTGAAGGCGCAGGCCGATGTCCTGGAGGGCAAGGTCGACGTCGAGATCGACGGCTTCGAGCTGTCGCCGGGCGTATGGGTGGCCGAGGGTGCCGAGGTGCATCCCGACGCGGTTCTCCGCGGGCCGCTGTACATCGGTGACTACGCCAAGGTCGAGGCCGGCGCCGAAATCCGTGAATACACCGTCATCGGTTCGAATGTCGTCGTGAAGGCCGGGGCTTTTCTGGACAGGACCGTCGTACACGACAATGTGTACGTGGGTCAGCACAGCAATCTTCGTGGCTGTGTCGTCGGAAAGAACACCGACATCATGCGTGCGGCCCGGATCGAGGACGGCGCCGTCATCGGTGACGAGTGCCTGATCGGTGAAGAATCGATCGTTCAGGGCAATGTGCGGGTCTACCCGTTCAAGACGATCGAAGCCGGTGCCTTCGTCAACACCTCGGTCATCTGGGAGAACAGAGGCCAGGCGCACCTCTTCGGCGCCCGCGGTGTGTCCGGGATCCTGAACGTGGAGATCACTCCGGAGCTCGTCGTCCGTCTCGCCGGCGCCTACGCCACGACCCTCAAGAAGGGGTCCACGGTCACCACGGCCCGCGACCACTCCCGAGGCGCCCGTGCGCTCAAGCGGGCGGTGATCTCCGCCCTGCAGACGAGCGCCATCGACGTACGGGACCTGGAGAACGTACCGCTGCCCGTGGCCCGGCAGCAGACCGCGCGAGGCAGTGCCGGCGGGATCATGATCCGGACCACCCCCGGTGTGCCGGACTCCGTCGACATCATGTTCTTCGACAGTCAGGGCGCCGATCTCTCGCAGGGGAGTCAGCGCAAGCTGGACCGGGTGTTCGCGCGGCAGGAGTACCGGCGTGCGTTCCCCGGCGAGATCGGGGACCTGCACTTCCCGGCCAGCGTCTTCGACTCGTACACCGGGTCCCTGCTGCGGAATGTCGACACGACCGGGATCGCCGAATCGGGTCTGAAGGTTGTGGTGGACGCGTCGAACGGCAGCGCCGGGCTCGTGCTGCCCAGTCTGCTCGGCAAGCTCGGTGTGGACTCGCTGACGATCAATCCCGGGCTCGACGAGTCCAGGCCGACGGAGACCGCGGACACACGGCGGTCGGGGCTGGTGCGGCTCGGTGAGATCGTGGCCTCCGCGCGGGCCGCTTTCGGGGTGCGGTTTGACCCCGTCGGTGAGCGGCTCTCGCTCGTCGACGAGAAGGGGCGGATCGTCGAGGACGACCGGGCCCTGCTCGTGATGCTCGACCTGGTGGCCGCGGAGCGGCGCAGTGGGCGGGTGGCGCTGCCGGTGACCACCACGAGGATCGCCGAGCAGGTGGCGGCGTATCACGGGACGCAGGTCGAGTGGACGACGACCTCGCCGGACGACCTGACCAGGGTCGGGCGTGATGAGACGACCATCTTCGGCGGGGACGGCAAGGCCGGGTTCATCATCCCGGAGTTCAGCAGTGTCTTCGACGGCGCGGCAGCCTTCGTACGACTCATCGGGCTGGTGGCGCGGACGCAGTTGACGCTGAGCCAGATCGACGCCCGGATTCCGCGGGCGCATGTCCTCAAGCGGGACCTGGCTACTCCCTGGGCCGTCAAGGGACTTGTGATGCGCCGGGTCGTCGAGGCGGCTGGCGATCGCTTTGTCGATACGACGGACGGTGTGCGGGTCGTGGAGACGGACGGGCGCTGGGTGATGGTGCTGCCCGACCCCGCCGAGGCGGTCACGCATCTGTGGGCCGAAGGGCCCGACGACGCCTCCGCGCAGGCCCTGTTGGACGAGTGGTCGGCGGTCGTGGACAGCGCCGGACGGTAA
- a CDS encoding DUF881 domain-containing protein translates to MSLLTNVMDHSLDDGYAEAAARKKAAGESGMPKTLRAKLGLAAGLVLAALVVTVGAAQARVAAPVVAKERQELIDRIDKETTSADKLEGTVDDLRDDVSARQRAALKTSGGSGQADLVSMLSGATAVHGPGVKLVVDDAKEASTGGGDNPRETADFSDTGRVRDRDMQRVVNGLWAAGAEAVSINGQRLTALSAIRAAGDAILVDNRPLVPPYTVLAVGDGKRLSTRFQNGADGLYLHALEDNYGIRATIAVESDLRLPAAPSVIVRTAQPRTEKGTS, encoded by the coding sequence ATGTCGCTGCTCACCAATGTCATGGACCACAGCCTCGACGACGGCTACGCCGAGGCGGCCGCCAGGAAGAAGGCCGCGGGCGAGAGCGGTATGCCGAAGACTCTTCGTGCGAAGCTCGGCCTCGCCGCCGGCCTGGTGCTGGCGGCCCTTGTCGTGACCGTAGGTGCGGCACAGGCGCGTGTGGCCGCCCCTGTGGTGGCCAAGGAGCGCCAGGAACTGATCGACCGTATCGACAAGGAGACGACGTCGGCGGACAAGCTGGAAGGCACCGTCGACGACCTCCGTGACGATGTGAGCGCGCGGCAGCGGGCGGCGCTCAAGACGAGCGGCGGCAGCGGCCAGGCGGACCTGGTGAGCATGCTGTCCGGTGCCACCGCGGTGCACGGCCCCGGTGTGAAGCTCGTCGTCGACGACGCGAAGGAAGCGAGCACCGGCGGAGGCGACAACCCGCGTGAGACCGCCGACTTCTCCGACACCGGGCGGGTGCGCGATCGCGACATGCAGCGCGTCGTCAACGGACTGTGGGCGGCGGGCGCCGAGGCCGTCTCCATCAACGGACAGCGGCTGACGGCGCTGTCCGCGATCAGGGCCGCGGGTGACGCGATACTGGTCGACAACAGGCCACTGGTACCGCCTTATACGGTGCTCGCGGTGGGGGACGGCAAACGGCTGAGCACCAGGTTCCAGAACGGTGCCGACGGGCTCTATCTGCATGCCCTGGAAGACAACTACGGCATCAGGGCGACCATCGCCGTGGAGAGCGATCTCCGGCTGCCCGCCGCGCCGAGTGTGATCGTACGTACAGCACAGCCGAGAACTGAGAAGGGCACATCGTGA
- a CDS encoding aminotransferase class I/II-fold pyridoxal phosphate-dependent enzyme yields the protein MAIQYGISGTTAKGIAASVERRVAEGALGPGAALPPVRRLADGLGVSPGTVATAYKELRQRGIVVTRGRGGTVVAPAPAVASRRPPRVPDGLRDLAGGHPDPAFLPALVPPSRLSPGARSHRSTPRLARLEEAVREWLRPDGVPVEHVTFAHGALDLIGRLLSVELRPGDAVAMEDPGYHHLLDLVTALGLRMVPVAVDDEGMRPDALHAALRVGARAVVCSPRAQNPYGGCFSAARRDALVEVLQDEPEVLVVENDHASSVAAAPLWSLTSGGLSRWVHVRTVSKFLGTDLRWAAAACDPVTLARHDGRMLLTSGWVSHLLQETVHGLMTDDGTRALVTRAQEAYVLRREALRKELSGRGIEAHGASGMNLWVPVRDESAVVNGLRSYGWWVAAGARFRLASEPGVRISVAELEPADAVRLASDFAAVLGEGESEATYGG from the coding sequence GTGGCAATACAATATGGGATCAGTGGTACGACGGCCAAGGGGATTGCCGCGTCCGTCGAACGGCGTGTGGCTGAGGGCGCGTTGGGGCCCGGTGCCGCGCTGCCTCCGGTGCGGCGGCTCGCGGACGGGCTCGGGGTGAGTCCGGGGACTGTCGCGACGGCGTACAAGGAGCTGCGGCAGCGGGGCATCGTCGTCACGCGCGGGCGGGGCGGGACGGTGGTCGCGCCGGCTCCGGCGGTGGCGTCGCGGCGGCCGCCCCGAGTCCCGGACGGCTTGCGGGACTTGGCCGGTGGGCACCCCGATCCTGCGTTCCTGCCGGCCCTGGTGCCGCCCTCGCGGCTCTCCCCCGGTGCGCGGTCCCACCGGTCGACGCCTCGGCTGGCGCGGTTGGAGGAGGCCGTACGGGAGTGGCTTCGGCCCGACGGTGTGCCCGTGGAGCACGTGACCTTCGCGCACGGGGCGCTGGATCTGATCGGGCGGCTGCTGTCCGTGGAGTTGCGGCCCGGGGACGCCGTGGCCATGGAGGACCCCGGTTATCACCATCTGCTGGATCTGGTCACGGCGTTGGGGCTGCGGATGGTGCCTGTCGCCGTGGACGACGAGGGCATGCGTCCCGATGCCCTGCACGCGGCGCTGCGGGTGGGTGCGCGCGCCGTGGTGTGCAGTCCCCGGGCGCAGAATCCGTACGGGGGCTGCTTCTCGGCCGCGCGCCGGGACGCGCTCGTCGAGGTACTTCAGGATGAGCCGGAGGTGCTGGTCGTGGAGAACGATCACGCGTCCTCCGTGGCGGCCGCTCCCTTGTGGTCGCTGACGTCCGGTGGGCTCTCGCGCTGGGTGCATGTGCGGACGGTGAGCAAGTTCCTCGGCACCGACCTGCGGTGGGCCGCGGCGGCCTGTGATCCGGTCACGCTGGCACGGCACGACGGGCGGATGCTGCTGACGTCCGGCTGGGTCAGTCATCTCCTCCAGGAGACCGTCCACGGGCTGATGACGGACGACGGCACGCGCGCGTTGGTCACGCGCGCGCAGGAGGCGTATGTGCTGCGCCGGGAGGCCCTCCGCAAGGAATTGAGCGGGCGGGGAATCGAGGCGCACGGGGCGAGCGGCATGAACCTCTGGGTGCCCGTGCGTGACGAGTCCGCTGTGGTCAACGGGCTGCGGTCGTACGGCTGGTGGGTCGCCGCGGGGGCGCGGTTCCGGCTCGCGTCCGAGCCGGGTGTACGGATCTCCGTCGCCGAGCTCGAACCGGCCGACGCGGTGCGGCTGGCCTCGGACTTCGCCGCTGTGCTCGGCGAGGGCGAGTCCGAGGCCACCTATGGAGGGTGA
- a CDS encoding PTS sugar transporter subunit IIA — protein sequence MTSVTSPLAGRAIGLTEVPDPVFSGAMVGPGTAIDPVREPSEAVSPVDGVIVSLHPHAFVVVDSEGHGVLTHLGIDTVQLNGEGFELLVNKGDTVTRGQSVVRWDPAAVEAAGKSPVCPIVALEATADALSDLREDGDVKAGDSLFTWA from the coding sequence ATGACCAGCGTTACGTCCCCTCTCGCAGGACGTGCCATCGGACTGACGGAGGTGCCGGATCCGGTCTTCTCCGGAGCCATGGTCGGCCCCGGCACGGCCATCGACCCCGTACGTGAACCTTCCGAGGCTGTCTCTCCCGTGGACGGAGTCATCGTCTCCCTCCACCCGCACGCCTTCGTCGTCGTGGACAGCGAGGGGCACGGCGTGCTCACTCACCTCGGTATCGACACCGTGCAGCTCAATGGCGAGGGCTTCGAACTGCTCGTCAACAAGGGCGACACCGTGACCCGCGGCCAGAGCGTCGTGCGCTGGGACCCGGCCGCCGTTGAGGCCGCCGGCAAGTCCCCGGTGTGCCCGATCGTGGCTCTCGAAGCCACCGCCGATGCTCTCTCCGATCTCCGCGAGGACGGCGATGTGAAGGCCGGCGACAGTCTCTTCACCTGGGCGTGA
- a CDS encoding MFS transporter, giving the protein MLAIALVDRTGSGLWASVSVLYFTYVSHLSVAQVGTLAAIAGAIGIAGAPLGGRLADRFPLTRVLVALQLLRALASFALLTTDNYVLLIVFSAAGGFGDRAANVLTKLYATRVAGPDRIRYQAISRTAANAGWALGGLTAAAALALGTTAAYHWLLLGDALSFVAVATLTVGCGEPLSPQRTVATSKDAPPASRPPNPWRDRTYLAYVATETVLFLDDAIFKVGLPLWIAHASDAPHGLAPLLMVLNNVMVVALIVPLARFATTTAATRNLLRPLSVAFALGGATLALSATGGAATAIVLLTASAVAFTMAEMLHATISWELSVALAPDTAQGAYLGVHGLAQSTQRSIGPLAVTAAIATGPLGWTAFGAAIALTCMIQHRLVREPLARTPLSVVPVTVSEQ; this is encoded by the coding sequence ATGCTCGCGATCGCCCTCGTCGACCGCACCGGCAGCGGCCTGTGGGCCTCCGTGTCCGTCCTGTACTTCACCTACGTCTCGCACCTCTCCGTGGCCCAGGTGGGCACCCTCGCCGCGATCGCCGGGGCCATCGGCATCGCCGGCGCACCCCTGGGAGGGCGCCTCGCCGACCGGTTCCCGCTCACCCGTGTCCTCGTCGCCCTCCAACTCCTGCGCGCCCTGGCCTCGTTCGCCCTGCTCACCACCGACAACTACGTCCTGCTGATCGTCTTCTCGGCCGCCGGCGGCTTCGGGGACCGCGCCGCCAACGTGCTCACCAAGCTCTACGCCACCCGCGTCGCAGGCCCGGACCGCATCCGCTACCAGGCCATCAGCCGAACCGCCGCCAACGCGGGCTGGGCCCTGGGCGGTCTCACCGCCGCGGCCGCCCTCGCCCTCGGCACAACCGCCGCCTACCACTGGCTCCTCCTCGGCGACGCCCTCTCCTTCGTCGCGGTCGCGACCCTCACCGTGGGCTGCGGCGAACCCCTGTCGCCACAGCGCACCGTGGCGACATCGAAGGACGCGCCACCCGCGAGCAGGCCGCCGAACCCCTGGCGCGACCGCACCTACCTCGCGTACGTCGCGACCGAGACCGTCCTCTTCCTCGACGACGCAATCTTCAAGGTCGGCCTGCCACTCTGGATCGCCCACGCCAGCGACGCACCGCACGGCCTGGCACCCCTGCTGATGGTCCTCAACAACGTGATGGTGGTGGCGCTCATCGTCCCCCTGGCCCGCTTCGCCACCACGACAGCGGCCACCCGCAACCTGCTGAGACCGCTCTCCGTCGCCTTCGCCCTGGGCGGCGCCACCCTGGCGCTCTCGGCCACCGGCGGAGCCGCCACGGCGATCGTGCTCCTCACCGCCTCCGCAGTCGCCTTCACCATGGCCGAGATGCTCCACGCCACCATCTCGTGGGAACTCTCCGTCGCCCTCGCACCCGACACCGCCCAGGGCGCCTACCTCGGCGTGCACGGACTCGCCCAGTCCACCCAGCGCAGCATCGGCCCACTCGCGGTCACCGCGGCCATCGCCACCGGCCCGCTCGGCTGGACCGCCTTCGGCGCCGCCATCGCTCTGACCTGCATGATTCAACACCGCCTGGTCCGCGAGCCACTCGCTCGGACGCCGTTGTCAGTGGTGCCGGTTACTGTGAGTGAGCAATGA
- the ptsP gene encoding phosphoenolpyruvate--protein phosphotransferase: protein METTLRGVGVSHGVAIGEVRHMGTAVLEPPAKQIPVEDAEREQGRARQAVDAVAADLMARGNLAGGEAQAVLEAQAMMAQDPELMTDVERRITVGSTAERAVYDAFAAYRALLAGAGEYLAGRVADLDDVRNRIVARLLGVPMPGVPDSDEPYVLIARDLAPADTALLDPTLVLGFVTEEGGPTSHSAILARALGVPAVVALPGAGELAEGTVVAVDGSTGEIFVNPSDEKKEQLEAAAAARKAALSTSTGPGATSDGHKVPLLANVGGPADVPAALEAGAEGVGLFRTEFLFLDDSKNAPSEEKQVEAYRQVLEAFPEGRVVVRVLDAGADKPLDFLTPADEPNPALGVRGLRSLLDHPDVLRTQLTALAKASEGLPAYLEVMAPMVADRADAKAFADACREAGLRAKFGAMVEIPSAALRARSILQEVEFLSLGTNDLAQYTFAADRQVGAVSRLQDPWQPALLDLVAMSAEGARAEGKSCGVCGEAASDPLLACVLTGLGVTSLSMGAASIPYVRSTLAKYTLAQCERAALAARAADSAEEARAAAQAVLSGE, encoded by the coding sequence ATGGAGACAACGCTGCGAGGCGTCGGTGTGAGCCACGGTGTGGCGATCGGCGAGGTTCGGCACATGGGGACGGCGGTTCTGGAACCGCCGGCCAAGCAGATTCCGGTGGAGGACGCGGAGCGTGAACAGGGGCGCGCCCGCCAAGCCGTGGACGCTGTGGCTGCCGACCTGATGGCGCGCGGCAATCTGGCGGGGGGCGAAGCCCAGGCAGTGCTTGAGGCGCAGGCCATGATGGCCCAGGACCCCGAGCTGATGACGGACGTGGAACGTCGTATCACGGTCGGCAGTACCGCGGAGCGGGCCGTCTATGACGCCTTCGCCGCCTACCGTGCTCTGCTGGCCGGCGCCGGTGAGTATCTCGCCGGTCGGGTGGCCGACCTTGATGACGTGCGGAACCGTATCGTCGCCCGGTTGCTCGGGGTGCCGATGCCTGGTGTTCCGGACAGCGACGAGCCGTACGTCCTTATCGCTCGTGACCTTGCGCCTGCCGATACGGCGCTGTTGGACCCGACTCTGGTGCTCGGTTTCGTCACCGAGGAGGGTGGGCCGACGAGTCACAGCGCGATCCTGGCACGGGCGCTCGGCGTTCCGGCCGTGGTGGCGCTGCCGGGGGCCGGGGAGTTGGCCGAGGGCACGGTGGTCGCCGTGGACGGCAGTACCGGCGAGATCTTCGTGAACCCCAGCGATGAGAAGAAGGAGCAGCTGGAGGCCGCGGCCGCCGCGCGCAAGGCCGCTCTCTCCACTTCTACGGGTCCCGGTGCCACCTCCGATGGGCACAAGGTGCCGCTGCTGGCCAATGTCGGCGGTCCTGCTGATGTACCGGCCGCGCTGGAGGCGGGGGCCGAGGGTGTGGGGCTCTTCCGTACCGAGTTCCTTTTTCTGGACGACAGCAAGAATGCGCCGTCCGAGGAGAAGCAGGTCGAGGCCTACCGGCAGGTGCTTGAGGCGTTCCCCGAGGGGCGTGTCGTCGTGCGGGTGCTGGACGCCGGCGCGGACAAGCCGTTGGACTTCCTGACGCCGGCCGACGAGCCGAACCCGGCTCTGGGTGTGCGCGGTCTGCGGTCGCTGCTCGACCACCCCGACGTGCTGCGTACCCAGCTGACGGCGCTCGCGAAGGCCTCCGAGGGGTTGCCGGCCTACCTTGAGGTCATGGCGCCGATGGTCGCGGACCGTGCGGACGCGAAGGCGTTCGCGGACGCGTGCCGGGAGGCCGGGCTGCGGGCCAAGTTCGGTGCGATGGTGGAGATTCCGTCGGCCGCGCTGCGGGCGCGCTCGATTCTGCAGGAGGTCGAGTTCCTGTCGCTGGGGACCAACGACCTCGCGCAGTACACCTTCGCCGCCGACCGTCAGGTGGGTGCGGTGTCCCGTCTGCAGGATCCGTGGCAGCCCGCGCTGCTCGACCTGGTCGCGATGTCCGCCGAGGGGGCGAGGGCCGAGGGCAAGAGCTGTGGTGTCTGCGGTGAGGCCGCGTCCGACCCGCTGCTGGCTTGTGTGTTGACCGGTCTTGGGGTCACCTCGCTCTCCATGGGTGCGGCTTCGATTCCTTATGTGCGCTCGACGCTGGCGAAGTACACGCTGGCGCAGTGCGAGCGAGCCGCGTTGGCCGCGCGCGCTGCGGACAGCGCCGAGGAGGCCCGCGCGGCGGCTCAGGCTGTGCTGTCCGGCGAATAG